In Jeotgalibaca arthritidis, a single genomic region encodes these proteins:
- a CDS encoding ABC transporter permease, whose amino-acid sequence MKTLHLTWFHLKRVLFNNWGFVLFTLGFPLVIIFFFLITMQSDSSAMTNQNIAVVNHSDYVEEQVVPHLSENFQVDFFDDAVEAFEQLDQLEVTMLYEIPEGFPFNDEQINIYSLSGKNRDALFESELFSRLTESRMNEAFSEANLSFESVEVAEAEWVRPTETINGDTAFVLFMLLFFMGYATGFIAGDLAKMRQEGLLTRSIISNTYSWQILGSVLFAYVLYEFLASTIVISIMSAVFNLPINHPALLVSLILSMSIFIVGLTMVLFRLFKNEALIQMIGMLLAIVLVFIPLIAESFTSLQFVQFLSPYYWIFEAIDTGQIFPNVPVVILYGLVLFTAGSFKIERLVKV is encoded by the coding sequence ATGAAAACATTACATCTAACATGGTTTCATTTAAAACGTGTCCTTTTCAATAACTGGGGCTTTGTCCTTTTTACACTCGGATTTCCACTTGTCATCATCTTTTTCTTTTTAATTACCATGCAAAGTGATTCTTCCGCCATGACAAATCAAAATATTGCGGTTGTGAATCATTCGGACTATGTGGAAGAACAAGTCGTCCCTCATTTATCAGAGAATTTCCAAGTAGACTTTTTTGATGACGCAGTGGAAGCGTTCGAACAGTTGGATCAACTTGAAGTAACGATGCTTTATGAAATCCCCGAGGGTTTTCCATTCAATGACGAACAGATAAACATTTATAGTTTAAGTGGTAAAAATCGAGATGCGTTATTTGAGTCCGAGTTGTTTTCAAGACTCACTGAATCAAGAATGAATGAAGCCTTCTCTGAAGCGAATCTTTCATTTGAGTCGGTGGAGGTTGCAGAGGCTGAGTGGGTGCGTCCAACGGAGACGATAAACGGAGATACGGCTTTTGTTTTGTTTATGCTCCTCTTTTTTATGGGGTATGCCACAGGATTCATTGCCGGTGATTTAGCGAAGATGCGTCAAGAAGGCTTGCTCACTAGAAGTATTATTTCAAACACTTATAGCTGGCAAATATTAGGTAGTGTCTTATTCGCTTATGTGCTTTATGAATTTCTCGCCAGTACAATCGTTATTTCAATTATGAGTGCCGTTTTTAATCTTCCAATCAATCATCCAGCTTTACTCGTTAGTTTAATTCTCTCCATGAGTATTTTTATTGTCGGCTTAACTATGGTCCTCTTTCGATTATTCAAAAATGAGGCGCTTATCCAGATGATTGGAATGCTACTCGCCATTGTTTTAGTATTCATTCCGCTTATCGCCGAATCGTTTACTTCTTTACAATTTGTACAGTTTTTATCGCCTTACTATTGGATATTTGAGGCCATAGATACCGGACAAATTTTCCCCAATGTCCCCGTGGTTATTTTATATGGTTTGGTGTTGTTTACTGCTGGAAGTTTTAAAATTGAGCGACTTGTAAAAGTTTAG
- a CDS encoding ABC transporter permease: MRQFWIHLKTEVRAILKQWPQVIGTYLLIPLFFALLMGFSFDTAFTPEVSIEPISVSLRNEDQGPAGQQLVDVMKSEEMSEIFELVEMDDADFHLQIAEDYSEQLEDTLITIETEPNVSSTDSTILSQFIQEWQQTLVDQRQLASELEAVENPESIQNLVASLEEAVALNREDTIQTVAYDSDTALTSNQFTAISGFLYLLFMSLSSSVAMQTKKEFTGLKKRIGVLPLTTTQTVLYDILTNTLVFTVLSMFYMGLWRLFDHQTFVGNPFHYLFWILIYTLFFQVLNVGMSKLPSGKWTNIFYQVILMVYMIFGFIPIDRIVGGEIGQLLSENIVRQIFTQPFYDYMLTGQVGENIGVALGLILASLLLIFMTIRLSDRKEMQTA, translated from the coding sequence ATGCGACAATTTTGGATTCATTTAAAAACTGAAGTCCGTGCGATACTAAAGCAGTGGCCGCAAGTCATTGGAACCTATCTTTTAATTCCTTTGTTTTTCGCTCTGCTCATGGGTTTCTCATTTGATACAGCCTTCACGCCTGAAGTATCCATAGAGCCTATCTCTGTTTCTCTTCGAAATGAAGATCAAGGACCAGCTGGACAACAATTGGTTGATGTGATGAAATCAGAAGAAATGAGTGAAATTTTTGAACTTGTTGAAATGGATGATGCCGATTTTCATTTACAGATTGCAGAAGATTATAGTGAACAATTAGAAGACACATTAATCACGATTGAGACTGAGCCAAATGTCTCTTCAACAGATTCCACGATTCTTTCGCAATTTATTCAAGAGTGGCAGCAAACCTTAGTCGATCAAAGACAACTAGCCTCTGAATTAGAAGCCGTAGAAAACCCAGAAAGTATTCAAAATTTGGTGGCTTCTTTAGAAGAAGCTGTTGCTTTAAATAGAGAAGATACCATTCAAACGGTAGCGTATGATTCAGATACTGCCCTTACAAGTAATCAGTTTACCGCCATTTCAGGCTTTTTATATTTATTATTTATGTCTCTTTCATCTAGTGTAGCCATGCAGACGAAAAAAGAATTTACAGGCTTGAAAAAACGGATTGGCGTCCTCCCTTTGACGACAACTCAAACTGTTCTGTACGACATTTTAACCAATACCCTTGTCTTTACTGTTCTATCCATGTTCTATATGGGGCTTTGGCGATTATTTGATCATCAAACATTTGTTGGAAACCCATTCCATTATCTTTTTTGGATACTTATCTATACCCTATTTTTCCAAGTATTAAATGTTGGAATGTCTAAGCTCCCTTCTGGAAAATGGACGAATATCTTTTATCAAGTGATTTTAATGGTTTATATGATTTTTGGTTTTATACCAATCGACAGAATAGTTGGTGGGGAAATTGGTCAATTGCTTAGTGAAAATATTGTCCGGCAAATCTTTACCCAACCATTCTATGATTATATGCTCACAGGGCAAGTTGGCGAAAATATAGGTGTTGCCTTAGGTCTCATTTTAGCGAGTCTTTTACTCATTTTTATGACTATTCGATTGAGCGACAGAAAGGAGATGCAAACCGCATGA
- a CDS encoding ABC transporter ATP-binding protein — MSYVEIKHIYKNYSENQVLENVSFEIERGERFGLIGPNGAGKSTLIDMMTGLTPYNSGEIIIDGKKVPKDIVNIRKQIGLVPQEIALMQELNAPSNLEYFGGLYGLSGQTLKKRIEEALEIVGLADQDKKAVKHFSGGMQRRLNIAAGILHRPQFLILDEPTVGVDPQSRNKIFEFIKYMNEEYKTTVLYTSHYMEEVEALCERLFILDAGKQIGYGSQEEIKQLVQDHVKWLIELEQMPLELDEQLTQELNGVEQVIAKNNQLHLIVDPITFKTQQLMNFLTANHLELVTLQKEDLSLEEAFLQLTGKTLRD; from the coding sequence ATGAGCTACGTAGAAATTAAACATATATATAAAAACTATAGCGAAAATCAAGTCTTAGAAAATGTTTCTTTTGAAATTGAAAGGGGAGAACGTTTTGGCTTAATCGGTCCGAATGGTGCTGGAAAATCGACACTCATTGATATGATGACCGGCCTCACCCCATATAATTCAGGTGAGATTATTATCGATGGAAAAAAAGTGCCGAAAGATATTGTAAACATTCGAAAACAAATTGGACTTGTGCCACAAGAAATTGCCTTAATGCAAGAATTAAATGCACCCTCTAATTTAGAATACTTCGGCGGACTGTACGGATTGTCTGGCCAGACGTTAAAAAAACGAATCGAAGAAGCGCTTGAAATTGTTGGTTTAGCGGACCAAGATAAAAAAGCAGTCAAACATTTTTCCGGCGGGATGCAAAGGCGCTTGAATATCGCAGCAGGTATTTTACATCGCCCTCAATTTTTAATTTTAGATGAACCGACTGTTGGTGTCGATCCTCAATCTAGAAATAAAATTTTTGAGTTTATCAAATATATGAATGAAGAATATAAAACAACTGTTTTATACACGTCGCATTATATGGAAGAAGTGGAAGCATTATGTGAGCGCCTCTTTATTTTAGACGCAGGGAAACAAATTGGCTATGGAAGCCAAGAAGAAATCAAACAGCTCGTTCAAGACCATGTGAAGTGGCTCATTGAACTCGAGCAGATGCCACTTGAGCTAGATGAACAACTGACACAAGAATTAAATGGCGTAGAACAAGTCATTGCCAAGAATAATCAACTGCATCTTATCGTTGATCCGATTACTTTTAAAACACAGCAGCTGATGAATTTCTTAACCGCTAATCATTTAGAATTAGTGACCTTACAAAAAGAAGACCTTAGCTTAGAAGAAGCATTCTTACAACTGACTGGAAAAACACTGAGAGATTAG
- a CDS encoding response regulator transcription factor: MTENAIKVLLVDDEQLIRSGLAILLEMYEEIEIVGQAANGQEAIDFCATEEVDVVLMDIRMPETNGIEGTKQIKEKHPHIHVLILTTFQDMEYIAQAMKVGASGYLLKDSNEETIYEGIKLAHKNNLVIDGKMTDFFTAISKNHTDAPVDPKNYELSSKEVEIIRLVASGYSNQEIADELFLSLGTIKNNTSLILNKLDLRDRTQLAIFAFEKGLMN; the protein is encoded by the coding sequence ATGACAGAGAACGCCATTAAAGTACTGCTTGTCGATGATGAACAACTGATTCGAAGTGGTCTAGCCATTTTACTGGAGATGTATGAAGAAATTGAAATCGTTGGACAAGCAGCCAACGGTCAAGAAGCGATTGATTTTTGCGCCACCGAAGAAGTAGATGTGGTCTTAATGGATATTCGGATGCCAGAAACAAATGGAATTGAAGGAACCAAACAAATAAAAGAAAAACATCCACATATTCATGTCCTTATTTTAACGACCTTCCAAGATATGGAGTATATTGCTCAAGCGATGAAGGTTGGTGCTTCAGGCTATCTCTTAAAAGATAGCAATGAGGAAACCATTTACGAAGGAATAAAACTTGCACACAAAAATAATCTCGTCATTGATGGGAAAATGACTGATTTCTTTACGGCCATTTCAAAAAATCATACGGACGCTCCCGTTGACCCAAAAAATTATGAGCTGTCCTCAAAAGAAGTGGAAATTATTCGACTAGTCGCAAGTGGTTACAGTAACCAAGAAATTGCGGATGAGCTCTTTTTATCTCTTGGAACAATTAAAAACAATACGAGTCTCATTTTAAATAAATTAGACTTAAGAGACCGTACGCAATTAGCCATTTTTGCTTTTGAAAAAGGACTCATGAACTAA
- a CDS encoding sensor histidine kinase, translating to MIIIQIGLLLLSYIQFIFIDAFWAGSFYFFFIWVILLQILWFYIERATVQKLTFAFLTLFSILNIQFLPQFPFLMLGVFALEMRKICSLKYTLLLLTLTLGISLGLLGTQGIWLTLTEWGFLIAIIGLCLSLSKQEENRQKQEEEWYKLIQMQEELKKQSQLLKTQMGSLEELSRINERNRISRDLHDSVGHTLSTIVIQLAAISKITQPKLPKVAQMVEELHQFTKDGLTNVREVIHEMKPNDYRRVAFIDRLQVLIQNFEKNTKIQIIFNTNESLWLLNEEQEMLIYRAIQEFLGNSSKHSSATEVRIQYHYTPSSIILTLHDNGKGTDSIVPKMGLSGMKERVKLLGGKITIQSASGEGFRIRIVLPKGGFLNDRERH from the coding sequence ATGATAATTATTCAAATCGGTTTACTACTACTCAGTTATATTCAGTTTATTTTTATCGACGCTTTCTGGGCAGGTTCTTTTTATTTCTTTTTTATTTGGGTTATTTTACTCCAGATCCTCTGGTTTTATATTGAACGAGCGACTGTTCAAAAGTTGACGTTCGCCTTTTTAACTTTATTTTCTATTCTTAATATCCAATTCCTGCCTCAATTTCCATTTTTGATGCTTGGGGTATTCGCACTTGAAATGCGAAAAATATGTTCTCTCAAATACACCTTACTCCTCTTAACTCTTACTTTGGGGATCAGTTTAGGTCTTTTAGGTACACAAGGCATTTGGCTCACTCTCACTGAATGGGGATTTTTAATCGCCATTATTGGACTCTGTCTCTCGCTCTCTAAACAGGAAGAGAATCGTCAGAAACAAGAAGAAGAGTGGTACAAACTCATTCAAATGCAAGAGGAATTAAAGAAGCAATCTCAATTATTAAAAACACAAATGGGTTCGCTGGAAGAATTATCTCGCATCAATGAACGGAACCGGATTTCTCGAGATCTCCATGATTCAGTCGGCCATACCTTATCAACCATTGTCATCCAGTTAGCCGCGATTTCCAAAATCACACAACCCAAACTACCCAAAGTTGCTCAAATGGTCGAAGAATTGCATCAATTCACAAAAGACGGTTTAACAAACGTTCGAGAAGTCATTCATGAAATGAAACCCAACGACTATCGAAGAGTTGCCTTTATCGATCGTTTACAAGTTTTAATACAAAATTTCGAAAAAAATACGAAAATCCAAATCATATTCAATACTAATGAGAGTTTGTGGCTTTTAAATGAGGAACAAGAAATGCTTATTTATCGCGCTATCCAAGAATTTTTAGGCAATTCTTCCAAACATAGTTCCGCAACTGAAGTACGTATTCAATACCACTATACGCCCTCTTCTATTATTTTAACGCTACATGATAATGGAAAAGGAACCGATTCGATCGTTCCGAAAATGGGATTGAGTGGAATGAAAGAACGAGTAAAACTACTCGGTGGAAAGATAACGATTCAATCCGCAAGTGGTGAGGGGTTTAGAATTCGAATCGTCTTACCTAAAGGAGGATTTTTAAATGACAGAGAACGCCATTAA
- a CDS encoding NADPH-dependent FMN reductase gives MIMGSIREGRANEAVSNWVKEVAENYTSDAQFELVDLLDYPLPLFDEAASPAYTSDLKAKEQQQPWAEKMNELDGYIFVTPEYNHGVSSALKNALDYVYNELNVYKTEKKQNK, from the coding sequence ATTATTATGGGAAGTATCCGTGAAGGTCGCGCAAACGAAGCTGTTTCAAACTGGGTAAAAGAAGTTGCTGAAAACTACACTTCAGATGCACAATTTGAATTAGTGGACTTACTAGATTATCCACTACCATTATTTGACGAAGCTGCTTCACCAGCTTACACTTCAGACTTGAAAGCTAAAGAACAACAACAGCCATGGGCAGAAAAAATGAATGAACTAGATGGCTATATTTTTGTGACACCTGAATATAACCACGGCGTTTCATCGGCATTAAAGAATGCGCTTGACTATGTTTATAACGAATTAAACGTTTATAAAACTGAGAAAAAACAAAACAAATGA
- a CDS encoding DUF6710 family protein, whose amino-acid sequence MFLKKLLTKQHKQKEIVQPPIEYKNAMAYIERILNEKMKDEDKIVILDFVSEMVKKDLQSNVITTIFYSEDHFKKNLTFLLPPLYFDENNVEHYFLSEDASNYSKNIDLSTDCVLVMPWNKDRLPKNILNIFKNGFIHHPSNHMAYYYTELDICYVYNGTHSITSGIGYKNGLITAEVIQMNRIFEHIRTDGLHWYSTHNNIQLGEVYDFRVAIIYEIAKIKYNLLKQLICSP is encoded by the coding sequence TTGTTTTTAAAAAAGTTACTCACTAAACAACACAAGCAGAAAGAAATCGTTCAGCCACCGATTGAATACAAAAATGCTATGGCGTATATTGAACGAATTTTAAATGAGAAAATGAAGGATGAAGACAAAATCGTGATACTAGATTTTGTTTCTGAGATGGTTAAAAAAGATCTTCAAAGTAATGTTATAACCACAATATTTTACAGTGAAGATCATTTCAAAAAAAATCTAACATTCTTGTTACCGCCACTCTATTTTGATGAAAACAATGTAGAGCACTATTTTCTATCTGAAGACGCCTCTAATTATTCAAAGAATATTGATCTGTCAACAGATTGTGTTTTAGTTATGCCCTGGAATAAAGACAGATTGCCTAAAAATATATTGAATATTTTTAAGAATGGGTTTATCCATCATCCTAGTAATCACATGGCTTACTATTATACAGAGCTTGATATTTGTTATGTTTATAATGGAACACATTCTATTACTTCAGGTATTGGATACAAGAACGGTTTAATTACAGCGGAAGTTATTCAAATGAATCGTATTTTTGAACATATTCGTACTGATGGATTGCATTGGTATAGTACCCACAACAATATTCAATTGGGAGAAGTTTATGATTTTAGAGTGGCAATAATCTATGAAATAGCAAAAATTAAATACAATCTACTTAAGCAGCTGATATGCTCCCCCTAA
- a CDS encoding helix-turn-helix domain-containing protein, whose amino-acid sequence MRSNNKHKIEELVKYIHLYLEDGISHKELCKDYGLLLGGSLFRDKVLRYQTHGLEGIQSKLKNNHYSKDFKLTVVNEHIIEGIPIKQLARIYNIPSYRTVRSWVLKYTRGEEMRSYSPKPEVYTMKGKITTQAEKFEIVKDCLANGLSYKETAEKYQVSYNNVYSWIQKYKEHGPDGLIDGRGRGKPESIQTDEERIQAEITVLKARNEYLETENAALKKLEEVERELMLRKRGLKQNFKRSKNSKKKDSK is encoded by the coding sequence ATGCGTTCAAATAATAAGCATAAGATTGAAGAGCTTGTAAAGTATATTCATTTGTACCTTGAAGATGGTATTAGCCATAAAGAATTATGTAAAGATTATGGTTTATTATTGGGAGGGTCATTATTTCGTGATAAGGTCTTAAGGTATCAGACCCATGGTCTGGAAGGGATTCAATCAAAATTAAAAAATAATCACTATAGTAAAGACTTTAAACTAACTGTCGTTAATGAACATATCATTGAAGGTATTCCTATAAAACAATTAGCTCGAATATATAATATTCCATCCTATCGAACTGTCAGGAGTTGGGTATTGAAGTATACTAGAGGGGAAGAAATGAGGAGTTATTCTCCAAAACCCGAGGTGTATACGATGAAAGGTAAAATAACAACACAAGCAGAAAAATTTGAAATTGTTAAAGATTGTCTTGCCAACGGCTTATCTTATAAAGAAACGGCTGAAAAATATCAAGTTTCTTACAATAATGTCTATTCATGGATTCAAAAGTATAAAGAACACGGCCCTGATGGACTCATTGATGGACGGGGTCGTGGAAAACCAGAATCTATTCAAACAGATGAAGAAAGAATTCAAGCTGAAATTACGGTATTAAAAGCACGAAATGAGTACCTAGAAACAGAGAACGCTGCGTTAAAAAAGTTAGAAGAAGTAGAAAGAGAGTTGATGTTACGCAAACGAGGTTTGAAGCAGAATTTCAAACGATCAAAAAACTCCAAAAAGAAGGATTCAAAGTAG
- a CDS encoding type IV toxin-antitoxin system AbiEi family antitoxin domain-containing protein, with product MIQSKLTQLFMDNNGIITAKLAKKHGIDDSTLRKAVDRNDIIKHSRGIFLLDESHQDDLYIIQLKYPKGVYSHETAVMLHWLTTNYPFTYHVSFPRDYHLATAEEQSIKPYYLPHKELDEEYIVELESWDGNPLRVTNLEKTIIDMMRYKHATPGIIKEMLDDYLDRDDHDFRRLERYARELNIEELVKEKILSILN from the coding sequence GTGATTCAATCGAAACTTACTCAATTGTTTATGGATAATAACGGAATCATTACTGCGAAATTAGCAAAAAAACATGGTATTGACGACTCAACTCTAAGAAAAGCAGTTGATCGAAATGATATTATAAAACATTCTAGAGGCATTTTTCTGCTAGATGAGTCACATCAAGATGATCTTTATATTATTCAGCTAAAATATCCTAAAGGTGTTTACTCTCACGAAACAGCAGTTATGCTACATTGGCTGACCACAAACTACCCATTTACTTATCATGTGTCCTTTCCTAGAGATTATCATTTAGCTACTGCAGAAGAACAAAGTATCAAGCCATATTATTTACCTCATAAAGAACTAGATGAGGAATATATCGTTGAACTTGAGAGTTGGGATGGAAATCCATTAAGGGTAACAAATTTGGAAAAAACAATTATTGATATGATGAGATATAAACATGCAACACCAGGTATAATCAAAGAAATGTTAGATGACTATTTAGATAGAGATGACCATGATTTTAGACGGTTAGAAAGATATGCACGTGAGCTTAATATTGAAGAATTAGTCAAAGAGAAGATTTTGTCCATTTTAAATTGA
- a CDS encoding Fic family protein, translating to MSHIIKKLTKSYIDDALVRLAYNSSAIEGNTFTLPETATIIINQTLPNNSKITNREYFEVLNHQPAFEYMFRNIKNKALSVSIIKEIHEILTDRLQHDKGMFKTYPNHVSGTEFNTALPENVPALMNQLVSNLSYRINQPISDEEVIKAILEAHITFERIHPFSDGNGRTGRLIMIYSLLENNLPPLIIKNKDKNSYLNILHNAQIKDAPSDDDIQQFYAFALPLLLEEEKRIDSFYHQKLQQIEL from the coding sequence TTGAGTCATATCATTAAAAAATTAACTAAAAGCTACATTGATGACGCGTTGGTACGTTTGGCTTATAATTCTAGTGCAATAGAAGGTAACACATTCACATTACCTGAAACAGCAACAATCATCATTAATCAAACACTACCTAATAATTCTAAAATTACTAATAGAGAGTATTTTGAAGTATTGAATCACCAACCAGCGTTTGAGTATATGTTTAGAAATATTAAAAATAAAGCTTTATCTGTGTCAATCATAAAAGAAATACATGAAATTCTAACAGATCGATTACAACACGATAAAGGTATGTTCAAAACATACCCTAATCATGTTAGTGGAACTGAATTTAACACAGCACTTCCAGAGAATGTTCCAGCGCTAATGAATCAATTGGTTAGTAATTTATCCTATCGAATCAATCAGCCGATATCCGATGAAGAAGTTATAAAAGCCATATTAGAAGCGCATATCACCTTTGAACGAATTCATCCATTTTCTGATGGGAACGGCCGAACAGGGAGATTAATTATGATCTATTCTTTATTAGAAAATAATTTGCCGCCTTTAATAATAAAGAATAAGGATAAAAATAGTTATCTAAACATTCTTCATAATGCTCAAATCAAGGATGCTCCTAGTGATGATGATATTCAACAATTTTATGCATTTGCATTACCTTTATTGCTAGAAGAGGAAAAACGTATCGATAGTTTTTACCATCAAAAACTACAACAGATTGAACTGTGA
- a CDS encoding 5-methyltetrahydropteroyltriglutamate--homocysteine S-methyltransferase, with protein MTAAFHRFDHVGSYLRPDYLLKAREDNEAGIITDAELREVENAAIIKLIEQQEKIGLKTITDGEFRRASWHCDFFWGFNGVDKITDEPNGSKFEGKVYGITARISGKISGENHPFIEDWKFAREHASSDVDVKLTIPAPSQFVQEALREINSDSTNKHYASLDELVEDTISAYATFLNEAYEAGIKTLQLDDCTWARIIAGKDHSGKDFTAEEIADRKDLFIKLNNGVIDKAPEGLTINTHVCRGNFASTWFASGAYDSVANPLFTDENVETYYLEYDSDRAGGFEPLAEVSGNKNVVLGLATSKDGQLEDKDELKARIKEAAAYVPLERLGISTQCGFSSNSVGNKLTEEDQWKKITLLKEVAEEVWG; from the coding sequence ATGACAGCAGCATTTCATCGTTTTGACCATGTAGGATCTTACCTACGTCCTGATTATTTACTAAAAGCTCGAGAAGATAACGAAGCGGGTATTATTACTGATGCGGAATTAAGAGAAGTAGAGAACGCAGCAATCATTAAATTAATTGAACAGCAAGAAAAAATTGGGTTAAAGACAATTACAGACGGCGAATTTCGTCGTGCATCATGGCACTGTGATTTCTTCTGGGGATTCAATGGTGTCGATAAGATTACAGACGAGCCTAATGGATCTAAGTTTGAGGGTAAAGTGTATGGTATTACTGCTCGCATTTCAGGAAAAATTTCTGGAGAAAACCATCCTTTTATCGAAGATTGGAAGTTTGCGCGTGAGCATGCTTCAAGCGACGTAGATGTTAAATTAACAATCCCAGCGCCATCTCAATTCGTACAAGAAGCTTTACGTGAGATTAATAGTGATTCTACAAATAAGCATTATGCTTCATTAGATGAACTAGTTGAAGATACGATCTCAGCATATGCAACATTCTTAAATGAAGCCTATGAAGCTGGAATTAAGACTCTACAGTTAGATGACTGTACATGGGCACGTATTATTGCAGGAAAAGACCACTCAGGGAAAGACTTTACGGCAGAAGAGATTGCAGACCGTAAAGATTTATTTATTAAATTAAACAATGGCGTTATTGACAAAGCCCCTGAAGGATTAACGATTAACACCCACGTATGTCGTGGTAATTTCGCTTCAACTTGGTTCGCTTCAGGCGCATATGACTCTGTTGCAAATCCGTTGTTTACAGACGAAAACGTTGAAACTTACTACTTAGAGTATGACTCTGACCGTGCAGGAGGATTTGAACCTTTAGCAGAAGTATCTGGAAATAAAAATGTCGTATTAGGATTAGCAACTTCAAAAGATGGTCAATTAGAAGACAAAGATGAATTAAAAGCACGTATTAAAGAAGCTGCAGCATATGTGCCATTAGAACGCTTAGGAATCTCAACCCAATGTGGATTCTCATCTAACTCAGTAGGAAATAAATTAACCGAAGAAGATCAATGGAAGAAAATTACATTGCTTAAAGAAGTTGCAGAAGAAGTTTGGGGATAA
- the coaBC gene encoding bifunctional phosphopantothenoylcysteine decarboxylase/phosphopantothenate--cysteine ligase CoaBC, with the protein MLKGKKVTVFVTGGIAAYKSADLVRKFIKAGADVRVAMTKSATEFITPLTLQILSKHDVMVDTFDEKHPEVVSHINLADWTELAVIAPATANTIAKMANGIADDAVSTVLLAVTAPRLIVPAMNQHMLENPATQANLRKLESFGYQIMEPDTGFLAEGYEGKGRMPEPQAIVEAAHLLLVDRSTDLPLIGKKIIVSAGGTREKIDPVRYLTNESSGKMGHRIAEAARDLGADVTLVTASSLEHPFGVRVKAVSSAREMQTAMMADFDTADIVVMAAAVSDYRPKNQADHKIKKTSGDLQILLEENPDILATMGQEKNKQFLIGFAAETDRVEEYAKGKLKRKNADMIVANDVSKEHAGFNKDTNEVIIFQVDKEAIHIETKTKAAIATDILLEAIKTMQNNDLLNK; encoded by the coding sequence GTGTTAAAAGGTAAAAAAGTAACGGTCTTTGTTACTGGCGGTATTGCCGCATACAAGTCAGCAGACCTCGTTAGAAAATTTATTAAAGCGGGCGCCGACGTTCGTGTTGCGATGACTAAGAGTGCAACTGAATTTATTACGCCATTAACCCTTCAAATTTTATCCAAACATGATGTGATGGTAGATACCTTCGATGAGAAGCATCCTGAGGTCGTTTCACACATTAACCTTGCAGACTGGACTGAACTAGCCGTTATCGCACCTGCAACAGCGAATACTATCGCAAAGATGGCCAATGGTATTGCAGACGATGCCGTATCAACCGTTCTTTTAGCCGTTACAGCACCACGATTAATTGTCCCGGCTATGAACCAACATATGCTTGAGAATCCAGCCACTCAAGCCAATCTACGAAAGCTGGAGTCATTCGGCTACCAGATCATGGAACCTGATACAGGTTTCCTAGCTGAAGGATACGAAGGGAAAGGGCGCATGCCTGAACCACAAGCGATTGTTGAAGCTGCTCATCTATTATTAGTTGACCGTTCAACCGACTTACCTTTAATTGGCAAAAAGATCATCGTATCAGCAGGCGGAACAAGAGAAAAGATTGATCCGGTTCGCTACTTAACCAATGAATCATCCGGAAAGATGGGGCACCGCATTGCAGAGGCTGCCCGAGACCTAGGAGCCGATGTCACATTAGTAACAGCTTCATCATTAGAACATCCGTTCGGAGTCCGTGTAAAAGCCGTCTCAAGCGCTAGAGAGATGCAAACTGCCATGATGGCAGACTTTGATACAGCGGACATAGTCGTAATGGCTGCAGCAGTATCTGATTACCGACCAAAGAACCAGGCTGACCATAAGATTAAGAAAACGTCCGGTGACTTACAAATCCTACTAGAAGAAAACCCAGATATACTAGCAACAATGGGACAAGAAAAAAATAAGCAGTTTTTAATTGGGTTTGCAGCTGAAACAGATCGCGTTGAAGAATATGCTAAAGGCAAGCTTAAACGCAAAAATGCAGATATGATTGTCGCTAATGATGTGTCTAAAGAACACGCAGGCTTTAACAAGGATACAAACGAAGTCATTATTTTCCAAGTTGATAAAGAAGCGATTCATATTGAAACAAAAACAAAAGCAGCAATCGCAACTGATATTTTATTAGAAGCAATCAAGACGATGCAAAATAATGATTTATTAAACAAATAA